The genomic DNA TGTATCCAACCCGTTTCAACGGGTTTCAGCTATTAGCCAAGAACTTGAGTTCTTGGCGGGCTAAGTTTTTCACCTTAAGTTGACGCTAATGATTGAGGATTCACCAGCAAACCGAGAGCAATCCCCAACTCGAGCGCCGCTTTCGAGATTTCCGTACCGGATTCCGCTACTTCCGTTGGTGCTAATAATTCCCGCACGTCAGTTCGCAAAACCTGCCAAACTTTTTTCAGAACTGTTGCCATTGCTGTTAATTTGAGGGTGTAAGGGTTGCGAGTACAGAGCGCATAAGCAAAAAAAATAACCCCAAACCCAGCTTAGCTTAAGGTGTGGGGTTATTATTGCAGTTAAAGATCGTCTAGCAGCACCCTAATCCCCTGCTGGCTGCCGACAGGCTCTAACCTATTTCCTTAGTGTTGGAATTCGGGCGGCAATTCTTCATCGCTACCGCCAATGCCAATTCCTGTTTCAAAAATTTCTGCTCCAATCAGGGTCATATCATTCATCGAAGCGCCCCGGACATCAACATCATACAGCTTAGCTGCGGTGAGATTCGCCCAATCCAAATTGGCGTTATTTAAGATTGAATTAGTCATGAAAGCCAGCGTTAAATCTGCCCCTTTCAAGTTAGCTCCTGTTAGATCTGCACCTTCAAGATTAGCTTGACTTAAGTTCGCTCCTTTTAGGTTTGCATCGCGCAGATCTGCGCCGATGAGGTGAGCGCCACTCAAGTCTTGACCGGTAAGGTCGGCTTCCACAAGATCGCATCCAGCGCATTCTTTTGTATTAATTAGCTGCTCTACGTCTGCGGGTTCGTAAGCCTTCACAGGACTCGCTGCAAATAAGGCGGTCAGAATACCGAGCAATGCCGCAATTTTAAGTTTCATAGTGTGCCTCCTTGGAAGCTTCCAGCTTAATAGTGGATGCTTCTTAGCTACACTTCGATCCTACTCCATTCCTGAAGGTTCGCCGATCTTCTGTTAGGAAGAATATACATTTTTTATCACGAGCAATATTCGGGCGATCGCTCTTGAATCAATATCCTTTTTAAGGTTGTGTTTTAACCACTTTTGTGATATAGAAATTCAATTTCTATCCCAATTTTTGGCGAACTCGCAGAACTGGGCTACTAATTCAGGATTGCGCCAACCGCGTTGAGTTTCTCGGCGCAAAATCTCTAAGGCTTGCGCGGGAGTGACGGCTTGTTTGTAAGGACGCTGGCGAGTCAGGGCATCGTAAATATCGATGGTTTGGAACACTTGCGCTAGCTTGGGAATCTCGTCCCCGACCAATCCATCCGGATAGCCGCTACCATCCCAGCGTTCGTGATGGTGGCGAACGATGGGGAGTACGCCGCGCAGGTTTCGCAACGGTTTGCAGAGGGCTTCGCCAATCGAGACGTGCTGCCGGATTAAATCGGTTTCTTCTGGAGTCAATTTACCCTGTTTGAGGAGAACGGCATCGGGGATTGCTACCGCACCGATATCGTGGAGGTTAGCCGCCGATACTAAGTTGTGAATCTCCTCTTCGGACAATTGCAGATATTCTCCGAAAGCCCGAGCCAGATCGATCAAACGCTCTAAAGGATCGTCAGTGCTTGAATAACGCTGTTCGACGGCTTTGGCGATGGTAAATAAAATGTGTTCGGTTTGACTGATATCTTCGCTCAGACGCTTGTGACGAATCCAGTTTTTGATGCGGGCAGAGAGTTCGAGGCGATCGATGGGTTTGGTGAGAAAGTCATCGCCCCCCGCTTCAATCCCTTGCAGTCGCGCTCGTCGATCGTCGGAAACCGTGATGAAAATAACCGGAATTTCTTGGGTTTGGGGGTCTTGTTTGAGGCGGCGGCAGACTTCGTACCCGTCCATATTCGGCATCAGTACGTCCAATAAGACTGCATCGGGACGATCGTGCCTTGCTATTTCTAACGCGATCGCGCCGTTTTCTGCCTCGATCGCCTCGTATCCTGCTGCCGATAAAAGATCTATGGTTAGACTCCGCGTTAAGAGGCTATCGTCCACTACTAGAATTTTTTCCGGCTGGGAATCCGATCGAGCAGACATGACCGAAGGCGAGAATTTATTCATTGCAGCAAATTTTACCTGAAACCCCGTCCCGACCAAGATTTGAACCGAGAGACTGCTCCCGAATTGAAAGTGTCCTGGAAGACGGCTTGACACAATCGGCTTAAAGTCTTTTTCTAGTATGCTGAGATTCGGCTTTCTTTGAAATCGGGTTTTTTACTGAAGTTGCATAGAGGATGGCTACTCGCTTATAGATGCTAGCTATTGGGGATAGTCGGCATCGACCAGCGTTTTTTCCAAGCGGAAGTCGGTTCTAAGGGCGAATTGTGTTGCGCGATCGCGCGATCGCGTATAATTTCTTCCCGGCTTGCCTTCAGTTGCGGATCTCGGTACGGAACCGCCGCGCGAGTTAACAGCGCTTCCTCTTCTTTAATTGATAGGGGCGGCAATCCTTCCGGCTGCCAAGACGCTACCGTACCGGGAGAACGCCGCCCCACCGCAGGCGTGGAACCTAAGTTTAGTCCGGCAAGTTGCAGCGCTTTGCGAACGGCGGCGGCGCAAGAATACGTGGCTAAAAACCCCTTCGGTTTCAGGCATTGCGCCGCTAGCGCTAAAAATTCCACCGTCCAAAGTTGCGGGCATTTTGGAGGAGAAAACGGATCGAGGAAAATTGCATCGGCTTGCAAACCGTCGGTGCAAAGTTGTTTTAGCGTTAGGCGCGCATCGGCAATCCAGAGGCAAGCGTTGAGGTTCGGCGTTACTAAGCGTTCGTTGTCGGCAAGTTGGGCGAGGAGTTCGGGAACCGGAGGCAGCCCAGCGTCGAGGAGACGATAGGAAATTGCTGTTTTGGGGACGCTGGCGTTGAGTTCGAGTCCGATTAATTCAACTTGACAGTGGGGGTTAACTTGCCAAATGGCTTCTAAGGCAGCGGCGCTATTGTAGCCGAGTCCGTAGCAGAGATCGAGGAGGGTTAAAGCCTCGTTTTCCCGCGCTTTCTCCCGCAATTGACAAGGCAGGACGAATTTGAATTCTGCTTCTTGTTTTGCGCCGTGGTGGGAATGAAAGTGTTCCTCAAATTCGGGCGAGAAGAAGGTAAAAGAACCATCTTCGGTAGCTTGAGGGGTGAAGGATTCAATCGATTCAAAATTCAATTGATTAAGGGGGATAAGACCTAAAATTACAAATTAGCAATTATTCAATCATCCCGTCCCCATAATAATATCTGTCAAATCGCGACTGCTGCGATTCGCTTCGTACCAAAAACTTCCCCAAAACGCAACCAGCGCTAAGGTCGGCCACAGGAGAAATAAACCTATCATTCCCGTTGGCATAACTCCAGCAATGGAGAGGGGAATCACGGCACTGTACCAAGCCAAACACCAGAATCCGACAAAGCCCAGAACAAAAGGATGGAGTTTCATTGTTATCCGAACGACGGTTCCCGGCGGCAAACTTTCTAAGGTTCCCCGAATGACAGGGAGAAAGGAATTGCGGTAGTGAATGACTCGGGTAATTTTAAACCCATCATCGGAGATTGTACCTTCGTAGGGGGCGCGATTGCTGGACAAGTTCCAGCCCGATCGAGGGGCTTCGATACGAGTAGCAAGGCGATCGCGTACAATCGGAAGCGGATCGCGCGTTTCTAGCACCAAAGTTTCGTAAGGAAGAAGTTTCATTAATGAATAGTGAATAATGAATAGTGAATAATGTTTTGCATTTTATCTTTTCGTTCTAACCGATAATCATCGTGCGCCTTGCTATTACAATCGGAGACCCCGCCGGAATTGGTGCTGAAGTGGTACTAAAAGCGTTAGCAGACCCTTCAATTCGAGAAAAATGTCAAATTTGCCTATTCGGAACGCGATCGCTGCTGGAAGCCAGTTATGCGCATCTCAAGCAACAGGGCGTTGAAGACATTGCGGATCCGCAAGATTGGGATATTTTCGATATTCCCATTGAAGCATCGATTCATCCCGGTAAGGGAGATACGGCAAGCGGGGCGGCGAGTTATGCCTATTTAGAAGCAGCGATCGCGCGTACCCTCGCTGGAGAGTTTCAGGGGATCGTCACCGCACCGATCGCGAAATCTCTCTGGAAAGCGGCGGGTTACGACTACCCGGGACAAACGGAAGTGTTAGCAGAACGCGCGGGAAGCCAGAAGTATGGGATGCTATTCGTAGCGCGATCGCCCCATACGGGATGGACGTTGCGATCGCTCCTTGCCACCACCCACATTCCCCTGCGCCAAGTTCCCGACGCACTTTCCCCCGAACTCCTCACCCGCAAGCTCGATTTGCTGATAGACTGCTTGCATCGCGACTTTGGCATCGCAGAACCCCGAATCGCGATCGCGGGACTCAACCCCCACAGCGGCGAAGCGGGGCAACTGGGAACCGAAGAACGGGATTGGATGAACGCTTGGTTGGAAAGCGAACGCAAAGCGCGTCCGAAGGTGGAACTCGCGGGCTTAATTCCCCCCGATACAATGTGGGTTAACCCCGCCCGCGCCTGGTACGAAAGCGTTGAAAGTGCGAATGCTGCTGATGCTTTTCTCGCACTCTACCACGACCAAGGCTTAATTCCCGTTAAGCTCATGGCCTTCGATCGCGCCATTAACACCACCATCGGTTTGCCCTTCATCCGCACCTCTCCCGATCATGGTACGGCTTTCGATATCGCCGGACGCGGGATTGCCAGCGCGACTAGCACCAACGCCGCCATTCACCTCGCCGCCGAGTTAGCCGCACTGCGGATGAAGTCGTAGCTTGGAAAAGCATTGATAGCCATCGCCAAGGCACTTAGCACTTAGGACAAATTTGGGTAGGGGCGAATGGCATTCGCCCGGTTTTCTACCGATCGGATTGTCCTCATCGATGTGTCTGTTGCTATAACTGAATCGAAAAGTTAGCCGCCGAAAGCGTGGGTTTGCCGAACAGCGTTGCAAACTGCGCCCCCGTCCCTAATCCGGCTTCACTGCCGTTTTGGTTATAATACAACCCTCCATTGCTGGTGTTATAAACAATGCGAGCCGAACTGGTGGCAACGGCACTCTCGGTACTGACAACGGCAAAATCTGAGGCCGCACTGAAACCCGCACCTGCAACACTCGCTAGGGCGGTAAAGGTTGTTTTATCTAAAATAATTTTGTCGGTTGCTGCGAGGTCTAAAATTGTGTCTAAACCGACAGCAGAAGTTGTAAACGCTGCATTGGTATCGTAGACGAAAGAGTCATTACCGTTGCCACCGATCTCGCGATCGTTACCGCTGTCGCCCGCAATGCGATCGTTGCCATCGCCCCCGATTATCGTATCGTTGCCCGCACCGGCGTTAATACTATCGCTGCCTGCG from Oscillatoria sp. FACHB-1406 includes the following:
- a CDS encoding MnmC family methyltransferase, producing MNFESIESFTPQATEDGSFTFFSPEFEEHFHSHHGAKQEAEFKFVLPCQLREKARENEALTLLDLCYGLGYNSAAALEAIWQVNPHCQVELIGLELNASVPKTAISYRLLDAGLPPVPELLAQLADNERLVTPNLNACLWIADARLTLKQLCTDGLQADAIFLDPFSPPKCPQLWTVEFLALAAQCLKPKGFLATYSCAAAVRKALQLAGLNLGSTPAVGRRSPGTVASWQPEGLPPLSIKEEEALLTRAAVPYRDPQLKASREEIIRDRAIAQHNSPLEPTSAWKKRWSMPTIPNS
- a CDS encoding HD domain-containing phosphohydrolase; its protein translation is MSARSDSQPEKILVVDDSLLTRSLTIDLLSAAGYEAIEAENGAIALEIARHDRPDAVLLDVLMPNMDGYEVCRRLKQDPQTQEIPVIFITVSDDRRARLQGIEAGGDDFLTKPIDRLELSARIKNWIRHKRLSEDISQTEHILFTIAKAVEQRYSSTDDPLERLIDLARAFGEYLQLSEEEIHNLVSAANLHDIGAVAIPDAVLLKQGKLTPEETDLIRQHVSIGEALCKPLRNLRGVLPIVRHHHERWDGSGYPDGLVGDEIPKLAQVFQTIDIYDALTRQRPYKQAVTPAQALEILRRETQRGWRNPELVAQFCEFAKNWDRN
- the pdxA gene encoding 4-hydroxythreonine-4-phosphate dehydrogenase PdxA; protein product: MIVRLAITIGDPAGIGAEVVLKALADPSIREKCQICLFGTRSLLEASYAHLKQQGVEDIADPQDWDIFDIPIEASIHPGKGDTASGAASYAYLEAAIARTLAGEFQGIVTAPIAKSLWKAAGYDYPGQTEVLAERAGSQKYGMLFVARSPHTGWTLRSLLATTHIPLRQVPDALSPELLTRKLDLLIDCLHRDFGIAEPRIAIAGLNPHSGEAGQLGTEERDWMNAWLESERKARPKVELAGLIPPDTMWVNPARAWYESVESANAADAFLALYHDQGLIPVKLMAFDRAINTTIGLPFIRTSPDHGTAFDIAGRGIASATSTNAAIHLAAELAALRMKS
- a CDS encoding pentapeptide repeat-containing protein, with product MKLKIAALLGILTALFAASPVKAYEPADVEQLINTKECAGCDLVEADLTGQDLSGAHLIGADLRDANLKGANLSQANLEGADLTGANLKGADLTLAFMTNSILNNANLDWANLTAAKLYDVDVRGASMNDMTLIGAEIFETGIGIGGSDEELPPEFQH